From the Brevibacillus choshinensis genome, one window contains:
- a CDS encoding sulfate/molybdate ABC transporter ATP-binding protein, which produces MSIEVVNITKSYKNFTALSDVSLQIPEGELVALLGPSGSGKTTLLRLIAGLEQPEQGSILFNGEDNTDRDVRERRVGFVFQHYALFRHMNIFDNIAFGLTVRSRKTRPSKQEIHERVHSLLKLVQLEGLAHRYPSQLSGGQRQRVALARALAVEPKFLLLDEPFGALDTKVRQELRRWLRHLHGKLGLTILFVTHDQEEAMELADQVVVMNEGRVEQVGSPEEIYNRPANPFVYSFLGRVNLFHGRIRDGKVQLGEAEFETQWGQKAGEYPTIGYMRPHDVEISLVPQLGQSVKAQIRHISLLGPIIRLDLKRLDTEEVFEAELTRQRFMELQLEENSMVYVTLHNVSFYVDSQPAMTPAPMLVPLRVSM; this is translated from the coding sequence ATGAGTATAGAGGTCGTCAACATTACCAAATCGTATAAAAACTTTACGGCGTTGAGTGACGTCAGCCTGCAAATACCCGAGGGTGAGCTGGTAGCTCTGCTGGGCCCGTCCGGATCTGGGAAAACGACCTTGCTGCGTTTAATTGCGGGTCTTGAGCAGCCAGAGCAAGGAAGTATTCTATTTAACGGGGAAGACAATACCGATCGCGACGTGCGGGAGCGGCGCGTTGGTTTTGTGTTTCAGCACTATGCTTTGTTTCGGCACATGAATATCTTTGACAACATTGCGTTTGGTTTGACAGTACGTTCACGCAAGACTCGTCCGAGCAAGCAGGAAATTCACGAACGGGTGCATTCACTTTTGAAGCTGGTGCAGCTCGAGGGACTGGCACACCGTTATCCCTCACAGCTGTCTGGTGGTCAGCGTCAACGCGTTGCCTTGGCTCGTGCACTAGCGGTAGAGCCCAAGTTTTTGCTGCTCGATGAGCCGTTTGGCGCGCTTGATACAAAGGTCAGACAGGAGCTGAGGCGGTGGCTGCGCCATTTGCACGGCAAGCTCGGCCTGACCATTTTGTTCGTCACACACGATCAGGAGGAAGCGATGGAGCTGGCGGATCAGGTAGTGGTCATGAACGAAGGCAGAGTCGAGCAGGTAGGCTCACCTGAGGAGATCTACAACCGCCCCGCCAATCCGTTTGTCTACAGCTTTCTAGGGCGCGTGAACCTGTTTCACGGGAGAATCCGTGATGGGAAGGTACAGCTGGGCGAGGCAGAATTTGAAACACAGTGGGGGCAAAAAGCGGGAGAGTATCCAACGATCGGATATATGAGACCGCATGATGTGGAAATCTCATTGGTCCCACAATTGGGCCAGTCTGTCAAAGCGCAAATCAGGCATATTTCGTTGCTCGGTCCGATTATACGACTCGATCTAAAGAGGTTGGACACTGAAGAAGTGTTTGAGGCCGAGCTGACTCGCCAACGCTTTATGGAGCTGCAGCTCGAGGAGAACAGCATGGTATACGTTACGCTGCACAATGTGTCCTTTTACGTGGATTCACAGCCTGCGATGACTCCGGCTCCCATGCTCGTACCGCTGAGAGTCAGTATGTAA
- a CDS encoding ABC-F family ATP-binding cassette domain-containing protein, with product MISTQNVTLRYGKRALFEDVSIKFTPGNCYGLIGANGAGKSTFVKILSGEIDPTSGHVSITPGERIAVLKQNHFEFDEFEVLKTVIMGHKRLYEIMEEKTALYMKEDFSEADGNRASQLEGEFEELNGWMAEADAASLLIGLGITTDLHDKQMKDLSGTEKVRVLLAQALFGNPHVLLLDEPTNHLDIESIRWLENFLADYENTVIVVSHDRHFLNKVCTHIADIDFGKIQMYVGNYDFWYESSQLALKMVRDQNKKKEEKMKELQEFIARFSANASKSKQATSRKKLLEKITLDDIRPSSRKYPFINFKPEREAGKNLLQIEGLSKTVEGENLFDKLHLAINKGDKIAFVGPNEMAKTTFFQVLMGEVQPDSGTFEWGVTTSQAYFPKDNSEYFDTTLSLVDWLRQYSKEQDETFIRGFLGRMLFSGDEALKKANVLSGGEKVRCMLSKMMLASANVLIMDEPTNHLDLESITALNNGMIDFEGTLLFVSHDHQFVQTIANRIIEFTPKGVIDKMMTYDEYLESDEIKRLRDEHYA from the coding sequence ATGATAAGCACTCAGAACGTGACGCTGCGCTACGGCAAGCGCGCACTGTTTGAAGATGTATCCATTAAGTTTACCCCGGGTAACTGTTACGGCCTCATCGGCGCGAACGGTGCGGGTAAGTCCACATTTGTTAAAATTCTCTCCGGAGAGATCGATCCGACCAGTGGACATGTCTCTATCACACCAGGCGAGCGGATTGCGGTATTGAAACAAAACCATTTCGAGTTTGACGAATTCGAAGTGTTGAAGACCGTTATCATGGGTCACAAAAGACTCTATGAGATCATGGAAGAAAAAACGGCGCTCTACATGAAAGAAGACTTCTCTGAAGCGGACGGCAACCGCGCATCCCAGCTGGAAGGGGAGTTCGAGGAACTGAACGGTTGGATGGCGGAGGCTGATGCTGCGAGCCTCTTGATCGGTCTAGGCATCACGACAGATTTGCACGACAAGCAAATGAAAGATCTGTCCGGTACTGAGAAAGTTCGCGTACTCCTGGCACAAGCGTTGTTCGGAAATCCACACGTTTTGCTTCTTGACGAGCCGACGAACCACTTGGACATCGAGTCCATTCGCTGGCTGGAAAACTTCCTGGCGGATTATGAGAACACCGTTATCGTGGTATCCCATGACCGTCACTTCCTGAACAAAGTGTGCACGCACATCGCCGATATCGACTTCGGCAAAATTCAAATGTACGTAGGGAACTACGACTTCTGGTACGAGTCCAGCCAATTGGCACTGAAAATGGTTCGTGATCAGAATAAGAAAAAAGAAGAAAAAATGAAGGAACTGCAAGAGTTTATCGCGCGTTTCTCTGCCAATGCTTCCAAGTCCAAGCAGGCGACTTCGCGTAAAAAGCTGTTGGAGAAAATTACGTTGGATGACATTCGTCCGTCCAGCCGCAAATATCCGTTCATCAACTTCAAGCCTGAGCGCGAAGCAGGGAAAAACCTGCTGCAAATTGAGGGCCTGAGCAAAACCGTCGAAGGGGAAAACCTGTTTGATAAGCTGCACCTTGCTATCAATAAAGGGGATAAGATCGCATTTGTCGGACCGAACGAGATGGCAAAAACTACGTTCTTCCAAGTTTTGATGGGTGAAGTGCAACCGGATAGCGGTACATTCGAGTGGGGCGTTACCACTTCCCAAGCGTACTTCCCAAAAGACAATTCCGAGTACTTCGATACAACGCTCAGTCTGGTTGACTGGCTCCGTCAATACTCCAAAGAGCAAGACGAGACCTTTATTCGCGGATTCCTGGGACGCATGCTGTTCTCTGGGGATGAAGCCCTGAAAAAAGCGAACGTTTTGTCCGGGGGAGAAAAAGTTCGTTGCATGCTGTCCAAAATGATGCTGGCAAGCGCAAACGTCCTCATCATGGACGAACCGACGAACCACTTGGACCTCGAATCCATCACCGCATTGAACAACGGAATGATCGACTTCGAAGGCACGCTGCTGTTCGTATCACATGACCATCAATTCGTACAAACAATCGCAAACCGCATCATTGAGTTCACGCCAAAAGGAGTCATCGACAAAATGATGACCTACGATGAATACTTGGAGAGCGATGAAATCAAGCGTCTTCGCGATGAGCACTACGCGTAA
- a CDS encoding PucR family transcriptional regulator codes for MITVRELIAVGGFDEHAVLAGEAFLDKELQGVTSFDSPDGHRWLRPGEFVLTTGFPFIAQKEPNEAGLIRLIDSLYEVGTPGLSIKLGRYIESLPDAVTQHAVRKQMPILSFPMEKAWSDVIVPVVRYINDKQRTELDQTHAIYERFHQHLTSGAPVRELAYLLQEILQTPVCVYSPSLRWKWASPTAALFPDLDWIDKQCGQQSPLSLLKQPLVPLENGSYVRWLHLGQHIQGGILLKELHRDLHGWEKVAIEQSAALLSLEMERQRTVSETYQRFRNDFLHWLVSGHAGPEDVLTRRAEEVGWEIHDHYVAVAISVDVNDQTSITSWKENHSLLEMINRALSKTVRSILSGLDRDNHILLLVPTESKESASVEEQIDWLMSVLPSYRTYPVSIGVGRCHLGWTGIPQSYREAQISLRTSLQAHRYAHLTPGFPSFHIQHYRELALERILFAEQPNSEAKVLAQECLGKITQYDAEKNGQLLQTLHVFLQADGNHVDAATRLFVHKNTIKYRLQLIRELTGLHPENGQDQLLFRIALTVHTIGRHARV; via the coding sequence ATGATCACGGTGCGCGAATTGATTGCAGTCGGAGGTTTTGATGAACATGCCGTGCTCGCAGGCGAGGCTTTTTTGGACAAGGAACTGCAGGGGGTCACTTCCTTTGACTCACCCGATGGACACAGGTGGCTTCGACCTGGAGAATTTGTTTTGACGACCGGGTTTCCTTTCATCGCCCAAAAAGAACCGAACGAAGCTGGTTTAATTCGACTCATCGACTCCTTGTACGAAGTAGGAACACCCGGCCTATCGATCAAGCTGGGACGTTATATTGAATCGCTACCAGACGCCGTCACCCAGCACGCCGTCCGCAAGCAAATGCCCATCCTCTCTTTTCCCATGGAAAAAGCTTGGTCGGACGTGATCGTCCCAGTCGTTCGCTACATCAATGACAAGCAGCGAACGGAGCTTGACCAGACCCATGCCATCTACGAACGATTTCACCAGCATTTGACGTCGGGTGCGCCCGTAAGAGAACTTGCTTATCTGCTCCAGGAGATTCTTCAGACGCCTGTATGCGTCTATTCCCCCTCACTACGCTGGAAATGGGCTTCCCCAACAGCTGCTCTCTTTCCCGATCTCGATTGGATTGACAAGCAGTGCGGACAGCAGTCTCCCCTTTCCTTGTTAAAACAACCTCTCGTACCGCTCGAGAATGGCTCATATGTCCGATGGCTCCATTTGGGGCAGCACATACAGGGCGGAATCCTGCTCAAAGAATTGCATCGTGACTTGCATGGATGGGAGAAGGTCGCCATCGAGCAAAGCGCAGCTCTCCTCTCCCTCGAAATGGAGCGGCAACGAACAGTAAGCGAGACGTATCAGCGCTTTCGCAACGATTTTTTGCACTGGCTTGTCAGTGGACATGCGGGTCCCGAGGATGTACTTACACGCAGGGCCGAAGAAGTAGGCTGGGAAATCCATGATCACTATGTCGCTGTCGCGATCAGCGTTGATGTGAATGACCAGACGAGCATAACCTCGTGGAAGGAGAATCATTCGCTACTGGAAATGATCAACAGAGCCCTTTCCAAAACCGTACGGAGTATTCTCTCTGGACTCGACCGTGATAATCATATTTTGTTGCTCGTTCCTACAGAGTCCAAAGAATCTGCTTCTGTGGAAGAACAGATCGACTGGTTGATGAGCGTCCTGCCGTCGTACAGAACTTATCCCGTTTCTATTGGTGTCGGGCGATGTCATCTCGGTTGGACAGGGATCCCTCAGAGCTATCGAGAAGCACAAATCAGCTTACGCACCTCTCTGCAAGCGCATCGCTACGCACATTTGACGCCGGGCTTTCCCTCCTTTCATATCCAGCATTATCGTGAGCTTGCTCTCGAACGGATTCTTTTTGCCGAGCAACCGAACTCTGAGGCGAAAGTGCTGGCCCAGGAATGCTTGGGTAAAATTACACAATATGATGCAGAAAAAAACGGACAGCTGCTGCAAACGTTGCATGTCTTTCTACAAGCGGACGGAAATCATGTGGATGCAGCTACCCGACTCTTCGTCCATAAAAATACGATTAAATATCGGCTCCAGCTCATTCGCGAGTTGACAGGACTACACCCCGAGAATGGACAGGATCAACTGTTATTTCGCATCGCGCTGACTGTACATACAATTGGGCGTCATGCCCGAGTCTGA
- a CDS encoding DUF3311 domain-containing protein yields MKARDWLGVLPFVGMLGGIPFVNQVEPYVLGMPFVLFWIVLWVVLTSVIMAIVNRLDPATREEENNG; encoded by the coding sequence ATGAAAGCTAGAGACTGGCTGGGCGTACTTCCGTTCGTTGGGATGCTAGGAGGCATACCGTTTGTCAATCAAGTAGAACCGTATGTGCTCGGTATGCCATTTGTCCTGTTTTGGATCGTGCTGTGGGTCGTTCTGACTTCGGTCATCATGGCTATTGTGAACCGATTGGATCCCGCTACGCGAGAGGAGGAGAACAACGGATGA
- a CDS encoding sodium:solute symporter family protein has product MNIALIIIFAVLLLAIYSGIRAQKGKDMNMEQWSVGGRGFGSIFIFLLVAGEIYTTFTFLGGSGWAYSKGAPSYYVLSYIALAYVISYWLLPPIWRYAKQHRLVSQSDFFVSKYNSPILGILVAAVGVIAIIPYLVLQFKGLGIIVSEASYGSITPAAAVWIGVIGVTIYVMISGIHGSAWTAAIKDILIFFVVVFMGLYLPYHYYGGIQPMFEAVESANPGFLKFPDEGLSVSWYISTVLITVFGFYMWPHTFGSVFSAKNANVFRKNTVMLPLYTIMLLFVFFVGFTAILQVPGLKGADGDLSLLRLSLQTFDPWIVGVIGAAGLLTALVPGSMLLMTAATLLAKNVYKVMAPDASEMRIARVAKLLVPVISLISLYFTLSGGDTLVTLLLMGYSLVTQLFPALLFSLRPQPWVNKYGAFAGILAGVLMVAYVTVSKVTIATVFPDWPAAIKDLNVGVVALLVNILVMFGVTLVTRIIFVPSRQTATSEGSSTI; this is encoded by the coding sequence ATGAATATTGCCTTAATCATCATTTTTGCCGTTCTTCTGCTGGCGATTTACTCCGGCATTCGTGCTCAAAAGGGGAAAGACATGAATATGGAGCAGTGGTCCGTTGGTGGCAGAGGATTTGGCTCTATCTTCATTTTCCTGCTCGTAGCTGGCGAGATTTACACCACCTTTACGTTCCTCGGCGGCAGTGGCTGGGCTTACTCCAAAGGGGCTCCATCCTATTACGTCCTGTCTTATATTGCTCTCGCTTACGTGATTTCCTACTGGCTCTTGCCGCCGATCTGGCGCTATGCCAAACAGCATAGACTTGTGTCTCAATCCGATTTTTTTGTCAGCAAATACAATAGCCCGATTCTCGGTATTTTGGTTGCGGCAGTGGGTGTCATCGCAATCATTCCGTATCTGGTCTTACAGTTTAAAGGCCTTGGCATCATCGTCTCCGAAGCATCCTATGGTTCGATAACTCCAGCGGCAGCCGTATGGATTGGTGTGATCGGTGTCACGATCTACGTCATGATTTCGGGCATTCATGGTTCAGCGTGGACCGCAGCCATCAAAGATATTTTGATCTTCTTCGTGGTGGTCTTTATGGGTCTGTATTTGCCGTATCACTATTACGGCGGGATCCAGCCCATGTTTGAAGCGGTGGAATCCGCCAATCCAGGGTTCCTGAAGTTTCCGGATGAAGGCTTGAGTGTCTCCTGGTACATCTCCACGGTGTTGATCACGGTTTTTGGCTTTTACATGTGGCCGCATACCTTTGGCTCTGTCTTTTCTGCAAAAAACGCGAATGTGTTTCGCAAAAATACGGTGATGCTGCCGCTTTATACGATCATGCTCCTGTTCGTGTTCTTCGTGGGTTTTACGGCGATCCTGCAAGTTCCTGGATTGAAAGGAGCGGATGGCGACCTTTCGTTGCTGCGGTTGTCTTTACAAACGTTTGATCCATGGATCGTTGGCGTTATTGGTGCGGCTGGATTACTGACTGCACTCGTACCAGGCTCGATGCTCCTGATGACAGCGGCTACTCTGCTGGCAAAGAACGTCTACAAGGTCATGGCTCCAGACGCTTCCGAAATGCGCATTGCTCGTGTCGCCAAATTGCTGGTTCCCGTCATATCGCTGATCTCGCTGTACTTTACGTTGAGTGGAGGGGATACACTCGTTACGTTGCTACTGATGGGCTACAGCTTGGTCACACAGTTATTTCCCGCGTTACTGTTCAGTCTCCGGCCACAGCCTTGGGTGAATAAATACGGAGCTTTCGCTGGCATTTTAGCAGGTGTGCTGATGGTGGCGTATGTCACCGTTTCCAAAGTGACGATCGCTACGGTATTTCCAGACTGGCCAGCAGCCATAAAAGATTTGAACGTCGGTGTCGTTGCCTTGCTCGTGAATATCCTCGTGATGTTTGGAGTGACGCTGGTGACCCGAATCATATTCGTACCGAGCCGACAGACAGCAACCTCAGAGGGATCATCGACGATTTAA
- a CDS encoding amidohydrolase encodes MADTVFLNGQVITVDADNSVAEAVAVKDNRIVGVGTNAEVERFITAQTRVIDLQGKSLLPGFIDAHLHITIYGTNKLGVDCKARSITSISELLDALKEQAQQTPVGEWVRACGFDESLMMEKRYPTIAELDEISIEHPIFVMRTCAHHSIANSVAMAIARYDRDTPDPQGGRIDRDDSGALTGFLVETAHMKMFELAAFTEAEYKQGLRLASEDFVAHGITSVHDAGGYGPDNYRAMQKAVQEGDVKVRIYAMICALNQSEDFVRKMIDAGMVTGTGDERFRIGPAKVFTDGASIAPTMAMREPFDSRPDDCGILYYEQDELNTILGEAHAKGFQITAHAQGDRAIEMLLNCYEAALAAHPRENHRHRIEHAGVSAPDLIERMARIGVVPIPNPAFIYDYGHTYVKNIGKRVGHMFPARDQIDNCIIAAGASDSPVTNFQPLIGIHAAVNRLSKTGQEVGINQRVSVMEAIRMFTWNGAYASFEEGVKGSIEIGKLADLIVIDGSILDTPKDKIKDLHVELTMIDGELVYQKQDEEVMQS; translated from the coding sequence ATGGCAGATACAGTGTTTCTCAATGGACAGGTAATTACAGTGGATGCAGATAATTCGGTAGCGGAGGCAGTGGCCGTCAAAGACAACCGCATCGTTGGAGTAGGTACCAACGCAGAAGTGGAGCGATTCATCACAGCACAGACCAGGGTGATTGACTTGCAAGGAAAGAGCCTGCTTCCGGGCTTCATCGATGCGCACTTGCATATCACCATCTATGGCACAAACAAGCTGGGAGTCGATTGCAAAGCGCGATCGATCACTTCGATCAGCGAGCTGCTTGATGCTCTCAAAGAACAGGCACAACAGACTCCAGTGGGGGAGTGGGTCAGGGCATGCGGCTTCGACGAAAGTCTCATGATGGAGAAACGCTACCCGACGATCGCTGAACTGGATGAGATTTCAATCGAGCATCCGATTTTTGTCATGCGAACATGTGCGCATCATTCGATTGCGAACAGCGTGGCGATGGCAATCGCAAGATACGACAGGGATACGCCAGATCCACAGGGAGGACGGATCGATCGAGATGACAGTGGTGCATTGACTGGATTTCTGGTAGAAACTGCACATATGAAGATGTTTGAACTTGCTGCTTTTACGGAAGCGGAGTACAAGCAGGGACTTCGCCTGGCTTCAGAAGATTTTGTCGCACATGGGATCACGAGTGTACATGACGCAGGTGGCTACGGACCGGACAACTATCGGGCTATGCAAAAAGCAGTGCAAGAAGGGGATGTAAAAGTAAGAATTTATGCAATGATATGTGCGCTCAATCAGTCGGAAGATTTCGTCCGCAAGATGATCGATGCAGGTATGGTAACCGGTACAGGGGACGAACGCTTTCGGATCGGTCCAGCCAAAGTGTTTACGGACGGTGCCAGCATTGCACCAACCATGGCGATGAGAGAACCATTCGACAGCCGACCGGATGATTGTGGAATTCTCTACTATGAACAGGACGAGTTGAATACGATTTTGGGAGAGGCTCATGCAAAGGGCTTCCAGATTACCGCGCATGCTCAGGGCGACCGGGCGATAGAGATGCTCCTCAATTGCTACGAAGCAGCACTGGCGGCTCATCCACGTGAAAATCATCGACATCGGATTGAGCATGCGGGTGTATCAGCTCCTGATTTGATCGAACGGATGGCTAGAATAGGAGTAGTTCCGATTCCCAACCCCGCTTTTATTTACGACTACGGTCATACCTACGTGAAGAACATCGGGAAGCGCGTAGGCCATATGTTCCCGGCGAGAGACCAGATCGACAATTGCATCATTGCAGCCGGTGCATCCGATAGTCCGGTGACAAACTTCCAGCCTCTGATCGGGATTCATGCTGCGGTCAACCGTTTGAGCAAGACGGGTCAGGAAGTCGGTATTAATCAACGAGTAAGTGTCATGGAAGCGATCCGAATGTTTACCTGGAACGGAGCGTACGCCAGTTTTGAGGAAGGGGTGAAGGGAAGCATCGAGATCGGTAAATTGGCAGATCTGATCGTGATCGATGGAAGCATTCTCGATACGCCGAAAGACAAGATCAAGGATTTGCACGTGGAATTGACCATGATTGACGGGGAGTTAGTCTATCAAAAACAAGACGAGGAGGTCATGCAGTCTTGA
- a CDS encoding M20 family metallo-hydrolase: MNVKARTLTINQDRLQKRIQDLAQIGRIGETGVCRLALSPEDRAGVDLVRRWMEEAGLQTRIDNFGNLIGRMDGRNPDAPLLLVGSHIDSQPYGGQYDGVIGVLGALEVLQTMTEQGVIPEQSVEVIAFCDEEGCRFQKGLFGSRGILNRLESGELERTDKNGVTRRQALLDFGCDPEGLEASVYPEGSIGAFLELHIEQGPILDRAGEAIGIVSAISGPLWWTVEMTGFAGHAGSVPMNMRQDALLGAAKVIMAVNELAKLDPTAPTVGTVGHLEVFPDSRNIIPERVRFTVDLRDINLKRRNEREQSLREVIELAAMEGGLQYTITEDTNSDPRYCAAWIKDIIREESKTMGIDARELMSGPFHDALALSYVCDYGMIFVRCKDGISHNPQEFASYEDVALGTELLYKTVLRITNPLT, encoded by the coding sequence TTGAACGTAAAAGCGAGGACACTCACGATAAATCAGGATCGACTGCAAAAACGGATTCAGGACTTGGCACAGATTGGGAGGATCGGTGAGACAGGAGTATGTCGCTTGGCATTGTCGCCGGAGGATCGGGCAGGAGTGGATCTGGTCCGTAGATGGATGGAAGAAGCGGGTCTTCAGACGCGTATCGATAACTTTGGCAATCTGATCGGGAGAATGGACGGACGAAATCCTGATGCTCCCCTCCTGTTAGTCGGTTCCCACATCGATTCACAGCCATATGGAGGACAATACGATGGCGTGATTGGCGTCCTGGGCGCGCTAGAAGTATTGCAGACCATGACGGAACAAGGTGTCATACCTGAACAAAGTGTGGAAGTGATCGCGTTTTGTGATGAGGAAGGATGCCGGTTTCAAAAAGGACTGTTCGGCTCTCGGGGCATTTTGAATCGTCTGGAATCAGGGGAGCTGGAGCGGACGGACAAGAATGGGGTGACTCGCAGGCAGGCATTGCTCGACTTTGGGTGTGATCCTGAAGGCCTCGAAGCTTCCGTATACCCGGAGGGAAGCATAGGAGCATTCCTGGAGCTGCATATCGAACAAGGGCCCATTCTCGATCGGGCAGGAGAAGCGATCGGCATTGTATCAGCCATTTCCGGGCCGTTGTGGTGGACGGTGGAGATGACAGGCTTTGCAGGTCATGCCGGCTCTGTTCCCATGAATATGCGTCAGGATGCCCTGCTGGGGGCGGCAAAAGTGATTATGGCGGTCAATGAATTGGCAAAGCTGGATCCTACAGCGCCTACAGTCGGAACCGTTGGGCATCTCGAGGTGTTCCCGGATTCGCGCAATATCATTCCGGAGAGAGTGAGATTCACAGTCGATCTGCGAGATATCAATCTGAAGCGGAGGAACGAGCGCGAGCAGTCTTTGCGTGAAGTCATCGAGCTGGCGGCGATGGAGGGCGGTCTGCAATACACGATTACTGAGGATACGAACAGTGATCCCCGTTATTGTGCTGCATGGATCAAAGACATCATCCGAGAAGAGAGCAAAACGATGGGTATCGACGCTCGTGAATTGATGAGCGGGCCTTTCCATGATGCATTGGCTTTGTCGTATGTATGTGATTACGGGATGATTTTTGTCCGGTGCAAAGACGGGATCAGCCATAACCCACAGGAATTTGCCTCCTATGAGGACGTAGCCCTAGGCACAGAGCTGTTGTACAAAACAGTCTTGCGTATCACAAATCCCTTGACATAA